One part of the Sorangiineae bacterium MSr11954 genome encodes these proteins:
- a CDS encoding ROK family transcriptional regulator, with product MREHNLAVVLAEVIRHQPVTRARLAEITGFTKTTVSNLLTVLAEAGLVRDGGFVHEGERGRPGVAVSIDPNGAAGLGLEINVDYLAACIVDFGRRIRYRHVVASDHRGRAPEAVVEALSRLAREALASAKAQELAVAGAVVALPGLIDREQGLLRRAPNLGWGQVPIRSLLRAGLPALRLAVDEDNEANLAALGELWFGAGRELGDFVHVSGEIGIGAGIVMDGRIFRGAHGFAGELGHIVVERGGAACGCGGRGCLEQSAGQEAILRAAGLEGTKVTSAASADGSLSALLARLEAGDDRARSAVKRAGKALGITLASVVHLLDPDTIVLGGIFSALAPWAKPAVAKVLAKGSGTLRDAMPRLVVSRLAGGAAVLGAAGLVVERVTAEPALLL from the coding sequence ATGCGTGAGCACAACCTCGCGGTCGTGCTGGCGGAGGTCATCCGGCATCAGCCGGTGACGCGGGCGCGGCTGGCGGAGATCACGGGGTTTACGAAGACCACGGTCTCCAACCTCCTGACGGTGCTGGCCGAGGCGGGGTTGGTGCGCGACGGCGGCTTCGTTCACGAGGGGGAGCGGGGCCGTCCGGGGGTCGCCGTATCGATCGATCCCAACGGCGCAGCGGGCCTCGGGCTCGAGATCAACGTGGACTACCTGGCCGCCTGCATCGTGGATTTTGGCCGGCGAATTCGCTACCGGCACGTGGTGGCCAGCGATCACCGCGGGCGCGCGCCCGAGGCGGTGGTCGAGGCCTTGTCGCGGCTGGCTCGAGAAGCGCTCGCGTCGGCCAAGGCGCAAGAGCTGGCGGTGGCCGGCGCGGTGGTGGCGCTCCCCGGGCTGATCGATCGCGAGCAAGGCCTCTTGAGGCGCGCGCCGAACCTCGGCTGGGGTCAGGTGCCCATCCGCAGCTTGCTTCGCGCAGGTCTCCCCGCCCTCCGGCTCGCCGTGGACGAGGACAACGAGGCGAACCTCGCGGCCCTGGGGGAGCTTTGGTTTGGCGCGGGGCGGGAGCTCGGCGATTTCGTCCACGTCTCGGGCGAAATCGGGATCGGCGCGGGCATCGTGATGGATGGGCGCATCTTCCGCGGCGCGCACGGCTTCGCGGGGGAGCTGGGCCATATCGTGGTCGAGCGAGGGGGTGCGGCGTGTGGCTGCGGGGGGCGCGGGTGCTTGGAGCAGTCCGCGGGGCAAGAGGCCATTTTGCGCGCCGCGGGATTGGAGGGCACGAAGGTGACCTCGGCGGCCAGCGCCGATGGCTCCTTATCGGCGTTGCTGGCGCGCCTGGAAGCCGGCGACGACCGGGCGCGATCGGCGGTCAAGCGCGCGGGCAAAGCGTTGGGGATCACCTTGGCGTCGGTGGTTCATCTGCTCGATCCGGACACCATCGTCCTCGGTGGCATCTTCTCGGCGCTCGCGCCTTGGGCCAAGCCGGCGGTGGCCAAAGTGCTGGCCAAAGGCTCCGGCACCTTGCGCGACGCCATGCCACGGCTGGTCGTCTCGCGTCTCGCGGGCGGCGCCGCCGTATTGGGCGCGGCGGGGCTGGTGGTGGAGCGCGTGACCGCGGAGCCGGCCTTATTGCTTTAG
- a CDS encoding fatty acid desaturase, producing the protein MAAPASPGPGCNAVELPTVAVGLSVYLLWLTLTATASSLPWWLVALAGGGLIAWHGSFQHETIHGHPTRSPVLNALFGSVPLGLWLPYGIYREQHQAHHRTSQLTDPLDDPESFYVTREAWAAMGTLQRIVHRAQTTLAGRLLLGPAWMVGRFLWAELRALLAGDYRHARAWLAHGAGLALVLGWLIGICDMPLGRYVALFVYPGLGLTLLRSFLEHRPAAQMEHRIGVVEAGPLFGLLYLNNNLHAVHHQMPGVPWYELPAHYRSQRTAVLEGNGGFVFPGYLAVLARFAFRPKDPPVHPW; encoded by the coding sequence ATGGCCGCCCCAGCTAGCCCCGGACCAGGTTGCAACGCGGTTGAGCTCCCCACAGTTGCAGTCGGACTGTCGGTCTATCTGCTCTGGCTGACCCTCACCGCGACCGCTTCGAGCCTGCCGTGGTGGCTGGTGGCGCTCGCAGGAGGCGGCCTCATCGCCTGGCATGGCTCGTTTCAACACGAGACCATCCACGGTCACCCCACGCGCTCACCGGTGCTCAATGCGCTCTTTGGATCGGTGCCCCTCGGCCTCTGGCTCCCTTATGGGATTTATCGCGAGCAGCATCAGGCGCATCACCGCACATCCCAATTGACCGATCCGCTGGATGATCCCGAATCCTTTTACGTCACGCGGGAAGCGTGGGCCGCCATGGGGACGCTCCAGCGCATCGTTCATCGTGCGCAGACCACCTTGGCGGGCCGTCTTTTGCTGGGCCCCGCGTGGATGGTGGGGCGGTTTTTGTGGGCCGAGCTGCGCGCCCTCCTCGCAGGGGACTATCGTCATGCGCGCGCATGGCTGGCGCATGGCGCGGGGCTCGCGCTGGTACTCGGTTGGCTGATCGGTATTTGCGACATGCCCCTCGGGCGCTATGTCGCGCTGTTCGTTTATCCCGGGCTGGGGCTGACCTTGCTCCGCTCCTTCCTCGAGCACCGGCCGGCGGCGCAGATGGAGCACCGCATCGGCGTCGTGGAGGCGGGGCCGCTGTTCGGCCTCCTCTATTTGAACAACAACCTGCACGCGGTGCATCACCAGATGCCCGGGGTGCCTTGGTACGAGCTCCCCGCGCACTACCGCAGCCAGCGCACGGCCGTGCTCGAGGGAAATGGCGGGTTCGTGTTCCCCGGATACCTGGCGGTGCTCGCGCGCTTCGCGTTCCGCCCCAAGGATCCGCCGGTGCACCCATGGTGA
- a CDS encoding aromatic amino acid ammonia-lyase, whose translation MVTLLATLPDDPPVSLDGTALEVGDVVRVARHGARVVLARSAEEAIERGHAILREHAQNGATIYGLTTGVGALDAAALSPEDNQAFQRNLLLSHAAGVGAPMPEECVRAMLLVRASVLARGRSGVRLPVVRALLTMLDRRVHPYVPELGSVGASDLAALAHTALLLLGEGWAVASGERVPGAAAMKAKGIALPELSGRDAFALINGPAQTLGTGALMLHDAMRLGRAAEMAAAMSMAGAKSRTDFLDPRLFDDPADPSAESAHRLRELVRARMRAGIGPAAPAISPTSTVREPLSTRCAPMVFGAFHAAVARAQKALRTELNRTVDNPVLLADGALTNNAGTMHCAELAESFDALTTSLTTLAHMSERRVHRLLDPAMNGGLPSFLVHPRAKAGLHSGLMIHHYTAAAIVSELRASASPASIHSLPVGNGTEDHGSMGALSARRAARAVTLAETVVAIELFTAAQAVDLRAAGEADLELPPRLESLRRKLRSRVPVLIEDRFAAADIESMVDFVRSNVAGDG comes from the coding sequence ATGGTGACCTTGCTCGCCACACTGCCCGACGATCCGCCCGTGAGCCTCGATGGGACGGCGCTCGAGGTCGGCGATGTGGTGCGGGTGGCGCGCCATGGAGCGCGTGTGGTGCTGGCGCGCTCCGCGGAGGAGGCGATCGAGCGAGGCCATGCGATCCTTCGGGAGCACGCGCAGAACGGCGCGACCATTTACGGGCTGACCACCGGGGTCGGCGCCCTCGACGCGGCGGCGCTCTCGCCGGAGGACAATCAGGCGTTTCAGCGCAACCTGCTTCTGTCGCACGCGGCCGGGGTGGGTGCCCCCATGCCCGAAGAGTGTGTCCGCGCCATGTTGCTCGTGCGTGCGAGCGTGCTGGCGCGCGGACGCAGCGGGGTGCGCTTGCCGGTGGTGCGCGCGCTTCTGACGATGCTCGATCGGCGCGTTCATCCTTACGTCCCCGAGCTGGGCTCGGTGGGCGCGAGCGATCTGGCGGCGCTCGCGCACACGGCGCTGCTCCTTTTGGGGGAGGGGTGGGCGGTGGCCTCCGGGGAGCGGGTGCCGGGGGCCGCGGCCATGAAGGCCAAGGGCATCGCGCTGCCCGAGCTCTCGGGCCGCGATGCGTTTGCGCTCATCAACGGGCCCGCGCAGACCCTCGGCACGGGAGCGCTGATGCTCCACGACGCGATGCGCCTCGGTCGCGCGGCAGAAATGGCCGCGGCCATGTCGATGGCCGGCGCCAAGAGCCGCACCGATTTCCTCGACCCGCGGCTGTTCGACGACCCCGCCGACCCGAGCGCCGAGAGCGCCCACCGCCTGCGCGAGCTCGTGCGCGCCCGGATGCGCGCCGGCATCGGCCCCGCCGCCCCCGCGATTTCCCCCACGAGCACCGTGCGCGAGCCTCTGTCGACGCGCTGCGCGCCCATGGTCTTCGGCGCCTTTCACGCGGCCGTTGCGCGCGCCCAAAAGGCGCTCCGCACCGAGTTGAATCGCACGGTCGACAACCCCGTGCTGCTCGCCGATGGCGCCCTGACGAACAACGCGGGCACGATGCATTGCGCCGAGCTGGCCGAATCGTTCGACGCGCTGACCACGTCGCTCACCACCCTGGCGCACATGAGCGAGCGCCGCGTGCACCGCTTGCTCGATCCCGCGATGAACGGCGGTTTGCCCTCGTTCCTGGTCCATCCGCGCGCCAAGGCGGGCCTGCACTCGGGCCTGATGATCCACCACTACACGGCGGCCGCCATCGTCTCCGAGCTGCGCGCGAGCGCGTCCCCCGCGAGCATCCACTCGCTCCCCGTCGGCAACGGCACCGAGGACCACGGATCCATGGGCGCCCTCTCCGCCCGTCGCGCCGCCCGCGCCGTGACCCTCGCCGAAACCGTGGTCGCCATCGAGCTCTTCACCGCCGCACAAGCCGTCGATCTCCGCGCCGCCGGCGAAGCCGACCTCGAGCTCCCCCCGCGCCTCGAGAGCCTCCGCCGCAAATTGCGCAGCCGCGTCCCCGTCCTCATCGAAGACCGCTTCGCGGCCGCCGACATCGAGTCCATGGTCGACTTCGTTCGCTCGAACGTGGCCGGCGACGGGTAG